In Runella sp. SP2, the genomic window GAATCATTCATCACCACCAAAACAATCGCCCCGAAATGTATAAAGTTATGTACACGGCGATTGAATACCTCGAAAAAGCCCCTGATCCCGTAGATGGCCCTTTCATTTCTCTTTCACAAAACCTCGAAAACGACAAAAGGTGGAATGAACAAGTCGCTGTGAATCGACGACTTGTTAAACTAATGGAACGAACCAACGCCGACCCTTTTACCAAGATTACTGCCTATAACAGTTTGGTAGATGCCCTGAGAAATCACCCCGATAAAAAAAAAGAACAAGCGCTGTATCACGCCAAAACAATGGCTTTAGTGGACAAAATCTCAGCAACGAACCTTGATTTAGACGAAAAACTAATTGTCGCCTCCATCTATTTCAAAAACGACCGCCCCAACTTAGCCATCAAGTATGCCAATGAAGTAGCATCGCTTCGCGATACAGTTGGGTTTAATCTACCCGCAAAAGGCATGGCTTTTGAACTTTTATCAGAAATATACGAAAAACAAAAACAGTACGCACTTGCCCTCGAATGCCATAAAAAATTTCATGCCATCGAAAATGAGCAAGTAATCCAACGACTTACGGACGATACAGGTAAAAAAGTTATTCAAGCTGAAGCTGAACGTGATGTGGCGATCAAACAAAAAGAAGTAGAAAAACAACAGCTTTTTACCTATTTAGCAGTCGCCGTCGCTTTGTTAATATTGGTGCTAAGTGGCTCTATTTACCACTTTTACCGCAAAGAACAATCCAGAAAGAAAGAACTTCAAGGAATCAATTCTACCAAAGACAAACTTTTTGCTATTCTTTCCCACGACTTACGCTCACCTATCATTGGACTAAAAAATTACTTGATGTTGGTCAATTGGGGTGAATTGAGCCAAGAAGAATTTAAAGAATCAGCGCAAAGCCTTACTTCTCAGCTTGGTATGGTGTATGATATGCTGGAAAATGTTTTGCACTGGTCGGTCTCGCAACTTGGCGGTTTTTTTCCCAAGAAAGAACTAATTTCCATTCACTCTATCATTGAAGATGAGGCAAGAATTTTAGCTCAATCATTTAAAAACAAAAATATTAATATAAAAAATTTAACAACTTTAGAAAACCAACTTTCTGTTGACAAGAACCATTTTATTATCATCATTAGGAATCTACTTCATAATTCTCTAAAGTTTAGCTTTCCTGGAAATGATGTACTACTAAATTATACTTTAACAAAAAATGCTATCTTTATTGAAGTAAAAGACTCAGGCATCGGAATGTCGCCAGAGAAGGTAAAGAGTTTATTCCAATTGAGTAAACAAACTTCTCAGGTTGGAACAAATCGTGAAAAAGGAACAGGACTCGGTTTGGTACTGGTGAAGGAATTGGTGGAAGCCAATGGCGGCAACATTGTGGTCACGAGCAAACTCAACGAGGGGACAACGTTTAGACTTGAATTCAAAAAATAGCCCCCTCCAAGGCCTTTGGAGGGGGCTACTACCAATGCCTAATCCAAATCGACGCTACCATCGCGGCTTACCATTGGAATCGGTTTGCGTTTCGCCGCTCGAAGCATCCCTTGCTTGGCCGCAGGTGGTGGTAAAAGGGCCATAAAATTACGGATACCATTGACCAACTGAAACGAATAATCGCCCGTTGTAAAGGTTGTTTCATTGCCTTTTGAATCTTTCTGAGTAATCGTCGTCACCCCACATGGAATGGTACTAAAGTAGGTCTGAAAATCTTGGTACGTGTATTTTTTAGCCCCAAAATTGGCAATGCTCGCAGGTACACCTTCATCGCTGATGGCTGCCCGCGCGTGGCACGAAATACACGAAGAAATCGGGTTGTCCACGGGGCCGTTCATGCGCCCGCCCATCCCGAGGTGCGTCACGTACGCCTTATTAGAACCCGCAGGTGGCACAGTTAGCAAGCTCTGGTTGATAACCGTTTGCTTGAGCGATGGATTATATTTATTGGAAATATTCAACATTGTCGAATCGCCCGAATCATCACCCCACATGAGTCCCACGGGTACCATTCGGTCCACCCACGAAGAGCCCGACTGTGACGCATCGTAAATGAATGTCCCATAGACCCAGCCCGAAGTTTCGGTAGCGCGTTCGTCTTTGATGGCGATGTCGAGCTGCAACAAACGTACATCTTTGTTGACACGCTCGGCGTAGGCATTGTACGGATAAAAGATATTGGCCTTCCACTTTTTAGAATTAGCCAAATAAGGCACTTGCGTGGTATCTGCTTCGGTAAAAAGTAACTTAAAAGCCACTGTTCCTTCAGGAAATGTACTTTGTTTAACCGCTGGTTTGTCTGGATTTTTCCACACCTTTCCAATGGTATATCCTCCAGGTTGATTATAAAAAGCAATGGCGTAAGTCTGATAAGGCACGGTTTGAGCCGCCGCCAAAGTGCCGACAGGAATGGTGATTTCGCGCGTGAGTCCGTGCAAACACTCCCGACCTGAGTTTTGGCCTTTTTCGGCAGGCCGCTTGCCGTCGTCGTGCATCCAAGGCGCGCTG contains:
- a CDS encoding sensor histidine kinase KdpD, with amino-acid sequence MKKTGLLFILFLCVRFDILSQTSPSFDELAAAFKQANSDTAKLRILFSEKPTKYTDRADELLPLYKEGYQLAKKHNDKANRFKAVHYTALTYLYGKVDESTAFQWLQKALVEAENAQNNLFIGWVYYAMGIIHHHQNNRPEMYKVMYTAIEYLEKAPDPVDGPFISLSQNLENDKRWNEQVAVNRRLVKLMERTNADPFTKITAYNSLVDALRNHPDKKKEQALYHAKTMALVDKISATNLDLDEKLIVASIYFKNDRPNLAIKYANEVASLRDTVGFNLPAKGMAFELLSEIYEKQKQYALALECHKKFHAIENEQVIQRLTDDTGKKVIQAEAERDVAIKQKEVEKQQLFTYLAVAVALLILVLSGSIYHFYRKEQSRKKELQGINSTKDKLFAILSHDLRSPIIGLKNYLMLVNWGELSQEEFKESAQSLTSQLGMVYDMLENVLHWSVSQLGGFFPKKELISIHSIIEDEARILAQSFKNKNINIKNLTTLENQLSVDKNHFIIIIRNLLHNSLKFSFPGNDVLLNYTLTKNAIFIEVKDSGIGMSPEKVKSLFQLSKQTSQVGTNREKGTGLGLVLVKELVEANGGNIVVTSKLNEGTTFRLEFKK